The Eikenella corrodens genome segment CGGTATTTTGGGGGTGATTTTCACCATCCCGCTGCGCTATGCCATGGTAGTGAAAAGCGATTTGCCCTATCCCGAAGGCGTAGCGGCAGCCGAGATTTTGAAAGTCGGTAGCGGCGAGGGCGTAGTAGGTGAAGAAAACGCAGATACCGCGCAAAAAGCTGACAGCGGTATCGGCGAAATCGTTACCGGCGGCGTGATTTCTGGCATTTTCAGTTTTGCCAGCAACGGCTTGCGCGTAGTGGCCGACAGTGCCAGCCTGTGGTTTAAAGCCGGCGCGTCTATTTTCCAAATCCCGATGGGTTTCTCATTGGCTCTGCTCGGCGCCGGCTATTTGGTCGGCCTGGCCAGCGGTATTGCCATGCTGGTAGGTATTGCGATCGCCTGGGGCATCGCTATCCCCTATTTCTCTGCCACCAATCCGCAGCCGGCCGATATGGAAATGGTTGCTTTCGCCATGCGGTTGTGGAAAGAAAAAGTGCGCTTTATCGGCGCCGGCACCATCGGTATTGCCGCAATCTGGACGCTGATTACCCTGCTCAAACCCACCCTGGAAGGCATGAAAATGTCGTTCCGCGCCATCAAAGGCGGTGAAGGTGCTGCGCTGGAACGTGTTGAGCAAGACTTGTCGCCCAAAGCCATGATCGCCTATGCGCTGGGCATGATGCTGCTCTTGGGCTTCTCTTTCTACCACTTCGTGGCCGATGCCAACCTGCCTGCCGGTACGGCTTGGCTGCTGGTTGTAGTCTGCACCTTATTGGCTTTCGTTATCGGTTTCCTGGTGGCGGCTGCCTGCGGCTATATGGCCGGCTTGGTGGGCTCTTCTTCCAGCCCGATTTCCGGCATCGGCATTATTTCCGTGGTGGCCATTTCGCTGGTGCTGTTGGGCATCGGCAATGCCAACAACCTGTTTGCCGATGAAGGCACGCGCAACTTCCTGGTGGCGCTCACCTTGTTCTGCGGCTCTGCTGTGGTGGCCGTGGCCTCTATCTCCAACGACAACCTGCAAGACCTGAAAACTGGCTACCTGATTAAAGCCACCCCGTGGCGTCAGGAAGTGGCGCTGATTATCGGCTGCGTGGTGGGCGCGTTCGTGGTGTCTTCCGTGCTCGAGCTGCTCTACGCCGCCTACGGTTTCACCGGCGCCATGCCGCGCCCGGATATGGATCCGAGCCAGGCTCTGGCCGCACCGCAGGCCACGCTGATGACCACCATCGCCAAAGCCATCTTCTCCGATACCCTGCAATGGAACTACATCCTCACCGGCATCGGCATCGGGGTGGTGCTCATCATCATCAACGAAGTATTGAAACGCAGCGGCTCCAAACTGATGCTGCCCACCCTGGCCGTGGGTATGGGCATCTACCTGCCGCCGGCCATCAATATGCCGATTGCCATCGGTGCCATCATGGCTGCCTTCCTGAAACGCCGCATCGGCAAAGATGAGGCCAAACAGAAAGATGCCGAGCGCGTGGGCACCCTGTTTGCCGCCGGCCTGATTGTGGGCGAGAGCCTGATTGGCGTGATTATGGCGCTGATTATCGCCCTGTCCGTTACCAGCGGCGGCTCGGACTCCCCCTTGGCCTTGAACCTGGACAACTGGGGCACCATCGGCGAATTCCTCGGCCTAGCCTTCTTCATCGGCGGTATGCTGATTTTCATCCGCCGCGTGATGAAAACC includes the following:
- a CDS encoding OPT family oligopeptide transporter, which encodes MSLSTHDPYANYRELTLRGMVLGALITVVFTASNIYLGLKVGLTFASSIPAAVISMAILKFAKGSNILENNMVQTQASAAGTLSSVIFILPGLLMSGYWTGFPFWQTTLLCMAGGILGVIFTIPLRYAMVVKSDLPYPEGVAAAEILKVGSGEGVVGEENADTAQKADSGIGEIVTGGVISGIFSFASNGLRVVADSASLWFKAGASIFQIPMGFSLALLGAGYLVGLASGIAMLVGIAIAWGIAIPYFSATNPQPADMEMVAFAMRLWKEKVRFIGAGTIGIAAIWTLITLLKPTLEGMKMSFRAIKGGEGAALERVEQDLSPKAMIAYALGMMLLLGFSFYHFVADANLPAGTAWLLVVVCTLLAFVIGFLVAAACGYMAGLVGSSSSPISGIGIISVVAISLVLLGIGNANNLFADEGTRNFLVALTLFCGSAVVAVASISNDNLQDLKTGYLIKATPWRQEVALIIGCVVGAFVVSSVLELLYAAYGFTGAMPRPDMDPSQALAAPQATLMTTIAKAIFSDTLQWNYILTGIGIGVVLIIINEVLKRSGSKLMLPTLAVGMGIYLPPAINMPIAIGAIMAAFLKRRIGKDEAKQKDAERVGTLFAAGLIVGESLIGVIMALIIALSVTSGGSDSPLALNLDNWGTIGEFLGLAFFIGGMLIFIRRVMKTK